One window of Fusobacterium polymorphum genomic DNA carries:
- a CDS encoding acetate/propionate family kinase, with protein sequence MKILVINCGSSSLKYQLINPETEEVFAKGLCERIGIDGSKMEYEVVAKDFEKKLETPMPSHKEALELVISHLTDKEIGVIASVDEVDAIGHRVVHGGEEFAQSVLINDAVLKAIEANNDLAPLHNPANLMGIRTCMELMPGKKNVAVFDTAFHQTMKPEAFMYPLPYEDYKELKVRKYGFHGTSHLYVSGIMREIMGNPEHSKIIVCHLGNGASITAVKDGKSIDTSMGLTPLQGLMMGTRCGDIDPAAVLFVKNKRGLTDAQMDDRMNKKSGILGLFGKSSDCRDMETAVKEGDERAILAESVSMHRLRSYIGAYAAVMGGVDAICFTGGIGENSSMTREKALEGLEFLGVELDKEINSVRKKGNVKLSKETSKVLVYKIPTNEELVIARDTFRLAK encoded by the coding sequence ATGAAAATACTAGTAATTAATTGTGGAAGCTCTTCACTAAAATACCAATTAATAAATCCAGAGACTGAAGAAGTTTTTGCAAAAGGACTTTGTGAAAGAATTGGAATAGATGGTTCTAAGATGGAATACGAAGTTGTAGCAAAAGATTTTGAAAAAAAATTAGAAACTCCTATGCCAAGCCACAAAGAAGCATTAGAATTAGTAATATCTCATTTAACTGATAAAGAAATAGGGGTTATAGCCTCTGTTGATGAAGTTGATGCAATAGGGCACAGAGTAGTACATGGAGGAGAAGAATTTGCACAATCAGTTTTAATAAATGATGCAGTTTTAAAAGCTATTGAAGCAAATAATGATTTAGCACCTTTACATAATCCAGCAAACTTAATGGGAATAAGAACTTGTATGGAACTTATGCCTGGAAAGAAAAATGTTGCTGTGTTTGATACTGCTTTCCATCAAACTATGAAACCAGAAGCATTTATGTATCCATTACCATATGAAGATTACAAAGAATTAAAAGTTAGAAAATATGGTTTCCATGGAACATCTCACTTATATGTATCTGGAATTATGAGAGAAATTATGGGAAATCCTGAACATTCAAAAATAATAGTTTGTCACTTAGGAAATGGAGCATCAATAACTGCTGTTAAGGATGGGAAATCAATTGATACTTCAATGGGGTTAACTCCTCTACAAGGTTTAATGATGGGAACAAGATGTGGAGATATAGATCCAGCAGCTGTACTATTTGTTAAAAACAAAAGAGGACTTACAGATGCTCAAATGGATGATAGAATGAATAAAAAATCTGGAATTCTTGGATTGTTTGGAAAATCTTCTGATTGTAGAGATATGGAAACTGCAGTTAAAGAAGGAGATGAAAGAGCAATACTTGCTGAAAGTGTTTCTATGCATAGATTAAGATCATATATAGGGGCTTATGCTGCTGTTATGGGTGGAGTAGATGCTATCTGCTTTACAGGAGGAATAGGAGAAAATTCTTCTATGACTAGGGAAAAAGCATTAGAAGGTTTAGAATTTTTAGGAGTTGAATTAGATAAAGAGATTAACTCAGTTAGAAAAAAGGGAAATGTAAAATTATCTAAGGAAACTTCGAAAGTTTTAGTGTATAAAATACCTACTAATGAAGAATTAGTAATAGCTAGAGATACTTTTAGACTAGCAAAATAA
- the cas2 gene encoding CRISPR-associated endonuclease Cas2, with amino-acid sequence MKRNINLFKCGGDKMYVVAVYDISLDEKGSHNWRKIFGICKRYLHHIQNSVFEGELSEVDIQRLKYEVSKYIRDDLDSFIIFKSRNEKWMEKEMLGLQEDKTDNFL; translated from the coding sequence GTGAAAAGAAATATAAATCTTTTCAAATGTGGTGGTGATAAAATGTATGTAGTTGCAGTGTATGATATTTCATTGGATGAAAAAGGTAGTCATAATTGGAGAAAAATTTTTGGAATTTGTAAAAGATATCTTCATCATATTCAAAATTCTGTCTTTGAAGGAGAATTATCAGAAGTTGATATTCAAAGATTAAAATATGAAGTTTCAAAATATATTAGAGATGATTTAGATTCTTTTATAATTTTTAAATCAAGAAATGAAAAATGGATGGAAAAGGAAATGCTAGGTTTACAAGAAGATAAAACTGATAATTTCTTATAA
- the nifJ gene encoding pyruvate:ferredoxin (flavodoxin) oxidoreductase produces the protein MAKKMQTMDGNQAAAYASYAFTEVAGIYPITPSSPMAEYTDEWASRGVKNIFGVPVKLVEMQSEGGAAGTVHGSLQAGALTTTYTASQGLLLKIPNMYKIAGELLPGVIHVSARSLSAQALSIFGDHQDIYAARQTGFAMFATNSVQEVMDLAGVAHLAALKSRVPFLHFFDGFRTSHEIQKVEVMEYDDLKKLIDWKALEEFRKRALNPEHPVTRGTAQNDDIYFQTREVQNKFYDAVPDIVADYMKEISKITGREYKPFNYYGAPDAERIIIAMGSVCETAQEVIDYLVEKGEKVGLISVHLFRPFSAKYFFDVLPKTVKRISVLDRTKEPGSLGEPLLLDIKALFYNKENAPLIVGGRYGLSSKDTTPAQILAVFENLKKDEPKDAFTVGIVDDVTHTSLEVGPAIALADPSTKACLFYGLGADGTVGANKNSIKIIGDKTDLYAQGYFAYDSKKSGGVTRSHLRFGKKPIRSTYLVSKPTFVACSVPAYLHQYDMTSGLKEGGKFLLNCVWSKEEAIENIPNNVKRDLAVNKARLFIINATALAQEIGLGQRTNTIMQAAFFKLAEIIPFEEAQQYMKDYAKKSYAKKGDEIVQLNYNAIDRGANDIVEIEVDPAWANLEVTPLNEPKETAGCGGCCPTPSDFVKNIVKPINAIKGNDLPVSAFLGYEDGTFENGTSAFEKRGVAVDVPIWDVDKCIQCNQCSYVCPHAAIRPFLINEDELKASPEPLATKKPVGKGLDGLAYRIQVSALDCVGCGSCAHVCPAPGKALVMRPIAESLEAHEDVKTDYLYNNVDYRSDLMPVDTVKGSQFSKPLFEFHGACPGCGETPYIKLITQLYGDRMMVANATGCSSIYSGSAPSTPYTTNKNGEGPSWGSSLFEDNAEYGFGMHVGVEALRSRIQHAMEENMDKVDEDIATLFKDWIANRQFSVRTREIRDILVPKLEALNTDFAKEILDLKQYLIKKSQWIIGGDGWAYDIGYGGLDHVLASNEDINILVVDTEVYSNTGGQASKSTPTGAVAKFAAAGKPVKKKDLAAIAMSYGHIYVAQVSMGANQQQALKAIKEAEAHQGPSIIIAYSPCINHGIKKGMSQAQTEMKLATECGYWPIFRYNPSVEKLGKNPLQIDCKEPKWEKYEEYLTGEVRYQTLTKSNPEEAKILFEINKRDAQKRWRQYKRMAALDYSEEKETE, from the coding sequence ATGGCAAAAAAAATGCAAACTATGGATGGAAACCAAGCAGCAGCTTATGCATCTTATGCCTTTACAGAAGTGGCAGGAATTTATCCTATAACTCCATCTTCACCAATGGCAGAATATACAGATGAATGGGCATCAAGAGGAGTTAAAAATATTTTTGGTGTTCCAGTAAAATTAGTTGAAATGCAATCAGAAGGAGGAGCAGCAGGAACTGTTCATGGATCTTTACAAGCAGGAGCATTAACAACTACTTATACTGCATCACAAGGATTACTTTTAAAAATTCCTAATATGTATAAAATAGCTGGAGAATTATTACCAGGAGTTATACATGTATCTGCAAGATCTTTATCTGCACAAGCATTATCAATTTTTGGTGACCACCAAGATATTTATGCAGCAAGACAAACAGGTTTTGCAATGTTTGCTACAAACTCTGTTCAAGAAGTTATGGACTTAGCAGGAGTAGCTCACTTAGCAGCTTTAAAATCAAGAGTTCCTTTCTTACACTTCTTTGATGGATTTAGAACTTCTCATGAAATTCAAAAAGTTGAAGTAATGGAATATGATGATTTAAAGAAATTAATAGACTGGAAAGCTTTAGAAGAATTTAGAAAAAGAGCTTTAAATCCAGAACATCCAGTAACAAGAGGTACTGCACAAAATGATGATATTTACTTCCAAACAAGAGAAGTACAAAATAAATTCTATGATGCAGTTCCTGATATAGTTGCGGACTATATGAAAGAAATTTCTAAAATAACTGGTAGAGAATATAAACCATTTAACTACTATGGTGCTCCAGACGCTGAAAGAATTATAATTGCAATGGGATCAGTTTGTGAAACAGCACAAGAAGTTATAGATTACTTAGTAGAAAAAGGAGAAAAAGTAGGTTTAATATCTGTACACTTATTTAGACCTTTCTCTGCTAAATACTTCTTTGATGTTTTACCAAAAACTGTAAAAAGAATTTCAGTTTTAGATAGAACAAAAGAACCAGGTTCATTAGGAGAACCATTATTACTTGATATTAAAGCATTGTTCTATAATAAAGAAAATGCACCACTTATAGTTGGTGGAAGATATGGATTATCTTCAAAAGATACAACTCCAGCTCAAATTTTAGCTGTATTTGAAAATTTAAAGAAAGATGAACCAAAAGATGCTTTCACAGTTGGTATAGTTGATGATGTTACTCATACATCATTAGAAGTAGGGCCAGCAATAGCACTTGCTGACCCATCAACAAAAGCTTGTCTATTCTATGGATTAGGAGCAGATGGAACAGTTGGAGCAAATAAAAACTCTATTAAAATCATAGGGGATAAAACTGATTTATATGCTCAAGGATACTTTGCATATGACTCTAAAAAATCAGGAGGAGTTACTAGATCTCACTTAAGATTTGGTAAAAAACCAATTAGATCAACTTATTTAGTATCTAAACCAACATTTGTTGCTTGTTCTGTACCAGCATATTTACATCAATATGATATGACTTCTGGACTTAAAGAAGGAGGAAAATTCTTACTTAACTGTGTATGGTCTAAAGAGGAAGCAATAGAAAATATTCCTAACAATGTAAAAAGAGATTTAGCAGTAAATAAAGCGAGATTATTTATTATAAATGCTACTGCTCTTGCACAAGAAATTGGATTAGGACAAAGAACAAATACAATAATGCAAGCAGCTTTCTTCAAATTGGCAGAAATTATTCCATTTGAAGAAGCTCAACAATATATGAAAGATTATGCTAAAAAGTCTTATGCTAAAAAAGGTGATGAAATAGTTCAACTTAACTATAATGCAATAGATAGAGGAGCAAATGATATAGTTGAAATAGAAGTTGATCCAGCTTGGGCAAATCTTGAAGTAACTCCATTAAATGAACCAAAAGAAACAGCTGGTTGTGGTGGATGTTGTCCTACTCCAAGTGACTTTGTTAAAAATATAGTAAAACCTATAAATGCAATAAAAGGAAATGATTTACCTGTATCAGCATTCTTAGGATATGAAGATGGTACTTTTGAAAATGGTACTTCTGCTTTTGAAAAGAGAGGAGTTGCAGTTGATGTACCTATATGGGATGTAGATAAATGTATACAATGTAACCAATGTTCTTATGTTTGTCCACATGCTGCAATTAGACCATTCTTGATAAATGAAGATGAATTAAAAGCTTCACCAGAACCTTTGGCTACTAAAAAACCAGTAGGAAAAGGATTAGATGGATTAGCATATAGAATACAAGTTTCTGCTCTTGACTGTGTTGGTTGTGGATCTTGTGCCCATGTTTGTCCAGCTCCTGGAAAAGCATTAGTAATGAGACCAATAGCTGAATCATTAGAAGCACATGAAGATGTTAAAACAGATTATCTATATAATAATGTAGATTATAGAAGTGATTTAATGCCAGTTGATACTGTAAAAGGTTCACAATTTTCTAAACCATTATTTGAATTCCACGGAGCATGCCCTGGTTGTGGAGAAACACCTTATATTAAATTAATAACTCAATTATATGGAGATAGAATGATGGTTGCCAATGCTACTGGATGTTCATCAATTTATTCAGGTTCTGCACCTTCAACTCCATATACAACTAATAAAAATGGGGAAGGACCTTCTTGGGGATCATCTCTATTTGAAGATAATGCTGAATATGGATTTGGTATGCATGTAGGAGTTGAAGCTTTAAGATCTAGAATTCAACATGCTATGGAAGAAAATATGGATAAAGTAGATGAAGATATAGCTACTCTATTTAAAGATTGGATAGCAAATAGACAATTCTCTGTAAGAACAAGAGAAATTAGAGATATTCTTGTTCCAAAACTAGAAGCATTAAATACAGATTTTGCAAAAGAAATATTAGATTTAAAACAATATCTAATTAAGAAATCTCAATGGATAATTGGTGGAGATGGATGGGCTTATGATATTGGTTATGGTGGACTTGACCATGTTCTTGCATCTAATGAAGATATAAATATATTAGTAGTGGATACAGAAGTTTACTCTAATACAGGAGGACAAGCATCAAAATCTACACCTACTGGAGCAGTTGCAAAATTTGCTGCAGCAGGAAAACCAGTTAAGAAAAAAGACTTAGCAGCAATAGCAATGTCTTATGGACATATTTATGTTGCACAAGTTTCAATGGGGGCTAACCAACAACAAGCTTTAAAAGCTATTAAAGAAGCTGAAGCTCACCAAGGACCTTCAATAATTATTGCATACTCACCTTGTATCAATCATGGTATCAAGAAAGGTATGTCACAAGCTCAAACTGAAATGAAGCTTGCAACTGAATGTGGATACTGGCCAATATTCAGATATAATCCATCAGTTGAAAAATTAGGTAAAAACCCATTACAAATAGATTGTAAAGAACCTAAATGGGAAAAATATGAAGAATATCTAACTGGTGAAGTAAGATACCAAACTCTAACAAAATCTAATCCAGAAGAAGCAAAAATTTTATTTGAAATAAATAAAAGAGATGCTCAAAAGAGATGGAGACAATATAAGAGAATGGCAGCACTAGATTATAGTGAAGAAAAAGAAACTGAATAG
- the pta gene encoding phosphate acetyltransferase, with product MSFLGQVRKKALQANRRIVLPETSDERVIRAAAQILKEGLAQIILVGNQETIMHSAKAYEVSLSGAKIVDPYNFERLNDYVNKLVELRSKKGMTAEEAKKILLNDPNFFGAMLIKMGDADGMVSGSASPTANVLRAAIQVIGTQPGVKTVSSVFIMELSQFKDLFGSILVFGDCSVIPFPTSEQLADIATSAAETAVKIAGINPRVALLTFSTKGSAKHECVDRVIEAGRILRERKVPFRFDDELQADAALVKSVGEIKAPLSDVSGNANVLIFPTLSAGNIGYKLVQRLAGANAYGPIIQGLNAPVNDLSRGCSVEDIVVLTAITSAQACIDC from the coding sequence ATGAGTTTTTTAGGGCAAGTTAGAAAAAAAGCCTTACAAGCAAACAGAAGAATAGTTTTACCTGAAACAAGTGATGAAAGAGTAATTAGAGCAGCTGCACAAATATTGAAAGAAGGGCTGGCTCAAATTATTCTTGTGGGAAATCAAGAAACAATAATGCATAGTGCAAAGGCTTATGAAGTTTCATTAAGTGGAGCTAAAATTGTTGATCCATATAATTTTGAAAGATTGAATGACTATGTTAATAAACTAGTTGAACTAAGATCTAAAAAAGGAATGACAGCAGAAGAAGCAAAAAAAATATTATTAAATGATCCTAATTTTTTTGGAGCTATGTTAATAAAAATGGGAGATGCTGATGGAATGGTATCTGGTTCTGCATCACCAACTGCAAATGTATTAAGGGCTGCTATACAAGTTATAGGAACTCAACCAGGAGTAAAAACAGTTTCATCTGTTTTCATAATGGAATTATCTCAATTTAAAGATTTATTTGGAAGTATTTTAGTATTTGGAGATTGTTCAGTTATACCTTTTCCAACATCTGAACAACTAGCAGATATTGCTACCTCAGCAGCTGAAACAGCAGTAAAAATAGCTGGAATAAATCCAAGAGTAGCATTGTTGACATTCTCTACAAAAGGTTCAGCAAAACATGAATGTGTTGATAGAGTAATTGAAGCAGGAAGAATTTTAAGAGAAAGAAAAGTTCCATTTAGATTTGATGATGAATTACAAGCAGATGCTGCCTTAGTAAAATCTGTTGGAGAAATTAAAGCTCCTTTATCAGATGTATCAGGAAATGCAAATGTATTAATATTCCCTACATTATCTGCTGGAAATATTGGATATAAATTAGTTCAAAGATTAGCAGGAGCTAATGCTTACGGACCAATTATTCAAGGATTAAATGCACCAGTAAATGATTTATCAAGAGGTTGCTCAGTTGAAGATATAGTTGTATTAACAGCTATTACATCTGCTCAAGCTTGTATAGATTGTTAA